One Calditrichota bacterium DNA window includes the following coding sequences:
- a CDS encoding Rrf2 family transcriptional regulator, protein MRFSKTTEYAIRAMVFLANHNEERFSVNRLHKKLDIPYKYLGRLMRKLASAGFVNVLQGKNGGYQIADNYLNIYLYKIVEIVEGLDDYNRCILGFPECSDGNPCSMHKFWKKHREEIKKMLYTTSLADLSQVSEIKF, encoded by the coding sequence ATGAGATTTTCCAAAACAACAGAGTACGCAATTCGAGCGATGGTATTTTTAGCTAACCATAACGAGGAGCGTTTTTCGGTTAACCGATTGCACAAAAAGCTAGATATTCCCTATAAATATCTCGGAAGACTCATGCGAAAATTAGCTTCAGCAGGATTTGTTAATGTTTTACAAGGGAAAAATGGCGGATATCAAATAGCTGACAATTATTTAAATATTTATCTGTACAAGATTGTAGAAATCGTAGAAGGACTTGACGATTACAATCGATGTATACTTGGTTTCCCTGAGTGCAGCGATGGCAACCCCTGTTCCATGCATAAGTTCTGGAAAAAGCACAGAGAGGAAATTAAAAAAATGTTATACACCACATCGTTGGCCGATCTTTCTCAAGTTTCTGAAATTAAATTTTAG
- a CDS encoding nitric oxide reductase, with product MDSFLDRLLSKKGLYASFWFIAIFMVIILIYYSANLVKEVPPIPKTVVSESGETLYTYDDIIAGKGYFQQFDLMDYGSMLGMGAYLGPDFSTSFFHKRAESLYKYYAVEMFDTTETALTPEQLAAVKARVKIDFHEKTALTEETVVYTEASAQAYKANVAYLKDFLVNGNSDYGFPGGVIHPDEAEKIAAFVDWAQLVASSHRTGTDRTWSNDWPAEPLVDQDSNWNNIFWSLVQLLLLWTLTILVFYLLYEHFIKKENASDLESPLSVDKLFPSQNKLLKYLPVVTLFFALQVILGGYLAHIATVPGENFIVSQKILPFNVMRALHTNLAIIWVTIGWLVGGLFIAPLVGKKDLRFPWLVDVLWAALLIVGAGGLIGIYLGATGQLRGVWFWLGNEGREYLNLGRVWDIGLVVGLVLWFFMVFFTIRKAKDNNILVGTIIWSAFGIATLYMAGMAPLHKIMPNYTVDDYYRWWVVHLWVELTFELFAAGVLAYLTVTLGLVSRKLAERIMLFELLLIAVSGVLGVGHHYWWQGADQYWIAIGSVFSSLEPIPLVILMVEAWKQYKGVNKDGNFVFKTPFIWLAGSAALNWFGAGFLGMVINTPQVDYYAHGTYLIMPHAHVALLGAFGYISLAFVYIVARSNALAKGLTWNDKPSRWGFWLITIGVVLFAIPNLIIGFHQAKVASELGYYAARSRETLASMSLWMWIRIVPDGMMILGAIIVFFDIVKKTFFSAKKQLTA from the coding sequence ATGGACTCATTTTTGGATCGTTTGTTAAGCAAAAAGGGATTGTACGCTTCATTCTGGTTTATTGCCATTTTTATGGTGATTATCCTCATCTATTACTCAGCCAATCTGGTGAAAGAAGTTCCCCCCATACCGAAGACTGTCGTTTCCGAAAGTGGAGAAACACTCTACACTTACGATGATATCATTGCAGGCAAGGGATATTTTCAACAATTTGACTTAATGGATTATGGCAGCATGCTCGGTATGGGTGCTTATCTGGGACCCGATTTCTCAACTTCTTTTTTCCATAAACGAGCGGAATCCCTCTATAAGTACTATGCGGTTGAAATGTTCGACACCACCGAAACCGCACTCACTCCCGAACAACTGGCAGCAGTCAAGGCGCGCGTAAAAATTGATTTCCACGAAAAAACAGCGCTCACAGAAGAAACTGTGGTTTACACTGAAGCTTCTGCGCAAGCCTACAAAGCAAATGTTGCCTATTTAAAAGATTTTCTCGTAAATGGCAATTCAGATTATGGTTTCCCCGGTGGCGTAATCCACCCCGACGAAGCTGAAAAAATCGCCGCGTTTGTGGATTGGGCACAATTAGTCGCTTCTTCTCATCGTACCGGAACAGATAGAACATGGTCAAATGATTGGCCTGCAGAGCCCCTAGTGGATCAAGATTCCAATTGGAATAATATTTTTTGGTCTTTGGTCCAGTTGCTTTTACTTTGGACGTTGACGATTCTGGTATTTTATTTGTTGTACGAACACTTCATTAAGAAAGAGAATGCATCTGATCTGGAATCGCCTCTTTCTGTGGATAAGCTCTTTCCATCACAAAATAAACTACTGAAATATCTGCCTGTTGTAACGTTATTTTTTGCTTTACAGGTTATTCTGGGTGGATATCTGGCACATATCGCTACCGTACCAGGCGAAAATTTTATTGTTTCCCAAAAAATACTGCCTTTCAACGTCATGCGGGCATTACACACCAACCTGGCTATCATCTGGGTTACCATCGGCTGGTTGGTTGGCGGTCTGTTTATTGCGCCTTTGGTTGGGAAAAAAGACCTAAGATTTCCCTGGTTGGTTGATGTGCTTTGGGCAGCCCTTCTCATTGTCGGGGCAGGCGGACTCATTGGCATTTATTTAGGAGCAACCGGTCAACTTCGCGGTGTCTGGTTTTGGTTAGGCAACGAAGGACGAGAATATTTAAATTTGGGTCGCGTGTGGGACATCGGACTTGTTGTCGGACTGGTCCTTTGGTTTTTTATGGTATTTTTTACAATTCGTAAAGCCAAAGACAACAATATTTTGGTTGGAACAATTATCTGGTCCGCGTTCGGAATCGCCACTTTATACATGGCAGGCATGGCTCCTTTGCACAAAATAATGCCTAATTATACTGTAGATGACTACTATCGATGGTGGGTAGTTCATCTCTGGGTTGAATTAACATTTGAGCTGTTTGCCGCCGGTGTTTTGGCTTACTTAACGGTGACGTTAGGTTTAGTTTCCCGGAAACTTGCAGAACGAATTATGTTATTTGAACTTTTACTAATTGCAGTATCCGGAGTTCTCGGTGTGGGACATCATTACTGGTGGCAAGGCGCAGACCAATACTGGATTGCGATTGGAAGCGTATTTTCTTCCCTTGAACCAATTCCATTGGTAATTCTGATGGTCGAAGCCTGGAAGCAGTACAAAGGCGTTAACAAAGACGGGAATTTCGTTTTTAAAACTCCGTTTATCTGGCTGGCTGGTTCTGCTGCGCTGAATTGGTTTGGCGCCGGTTTTCTGGGAATGGTCATCAACACGCCTCAGGTAGATTATTATGCGCACGGCACCTATCTGATTATGCCACATGCCCACGTCGCTTTATTGGGTGCGTTCGGCTACATTTCCCTGGCTTTTGTTTACATTGTTGCTCGTTCCAACGCGTTAGCAAAAGGATTAACCTGGAACGACAAACCAAGCCGCTGGGGATTCTGGCTCATTACCATCGGCGTTGTGCTGTTTGCGATTCCTAATCTCATCATTGGATTTCATCAGGCGAAAGTCGCTTCTGAATTGGGCTATTACGCCGCACGTTCCAGAGAAACTCTGGCGTCTATGAGTTTATGGATGTGGATCAGAATCGTACCCGACGGTATGATGATTTTAGGCGCCATTATTGTTTTCTTTGATATTGTGAAAAAAACATTTTTTTCTGCAAAGAAACAACTAACCGCCTAA